The Synchiropus splendidus isolate RoL2022-P1 chromosome 1, RoL_Sspl_1.0, whole genome shotgun sequence genome includes a window with the following:
- the LOC128762038 gene encoding high choriolytic enzyme 1-like, whose translation MVLCVSLLLFLLGFCQARHLQQEEEIPVDHLDTVDISTRILASNNNTDEVLMEGDLMVPRTRNAMRCWYQSCQWKKGSDGLVTIPFTVSSEFTSWERKKIEYAMESFHTRTCLRFVPRQSQYDFISIENRGGCFSSLGRVGGMQVLSLNRRGCLYHGIIQHEINHALGFQHEQTRSDRDQYVKINWENINPQMAYNFYKQNTNNLNTPYDYSSIMHYGRTAFSIAYGKDSITPIPDPNVQIGQRQGMSYWDIMRINALYQC comes from the coding sequence ATGGTTCTCTGTGTCAGTCTTCTACTGTTCCTGCTCGGCTTCTGTCAGGCTCGACACTtgcagcaagaagaagaaatccCAGTGGACCACCTCGACACTGTGGATATCAGCACCAGGATTCTGGCCTCCAACAACAACACGGATGAGGTTCTGATGGAAGGAGACCTGATGGTTCCCAGAACCAGAAATGCCATGCGCTGCTGGTACCAGAGCTGCCAGTGGAAGAAAGGCTCCGACGGCCTGGTGACTATCCCCTTCACTGTGAGCAGTGAGTTCACCAGCTGGGAGAGGAAGAAGATCGAGTACGCCATGGAATCTTTCCACACCAGAACCTGCCTCCGCTTTGTCCCCCGTCAGAGCCAGTACGACTTCATCAGCATTGAGAACCGAGgcggctgcttctcctctctgggCCGAGTGGGAGGGATGCAGGTTCTGTCTCTCAACAGAAGAGGCTGCCTCTACCACGGCATCATCCAGCACGAGATCAACCACGCGCTGGGCTTCCAGCACGAGCAGACCAGGAGCGACCGGGACCAGTACGTGAAGATCAACTGGGAGAACATCAACCCACAGATGGCCTACAACTTCTACAAGCAGAACACCAACAACCTCAACACTCCCTACGACTACTCCTCCATCATGCACTACGGAAGAACCGCCTTCTCCATCGCGTACGGGAAGGACTCCATCACCCCCATCCCCGACCCCAATGTCCAGATTGGCCAGCGGCAGGGAATGTCCTACTGGGACATCATGAGGATCAACGCTCTCTACCAGTGCTGA
- the LOC128759707 gene encoding high choriolytic enzyme 1-like, with product MVLCVSLLLFLLGFCQARHLQQEEEIPVDHLDTVDISTRILASNNNTDEVLMEGDLMVPRTRNAMRCWYQSCQWKKGSDGLVTIPFTVSSEFTSWERKKIEYAMESFHTSTCLRFVPRQSQYDFISIENRGGCFSSLGRVGGMQVLSLNRRGCLYHGIIQHEINHALGFQHEQTRSDRDQYVKINWENINPQMAYNFYKQNTNNLNTPYDYSSIMHYGRTAFSIAYGKDSITPIPDPNVQIGQRQGMSYWDIMRINTLYQC from the coding sequence ATGGTTCTCTGTGTCAGTCTTCTACTGTTCCTGCTCGGCTTCTGTCAGGCTCGACACTtgcagcaagaagaagaaatccCAGTGGACCACCTCGACACTGTGGATATCAGCACCAGGATTCTGGCCTCCAACAACAACACGGATGAGGTTCTGATGGAAGGAGACCTGATGGTTCCCAGAACCAGAAATGCCATGCGCTGCTGGTACCAGAGCTGCCAGTGGAAGAAAGGCTCCGACGGCCTGGTGACTATCCCCTTCACTGTGAGCAGTGAGTTCACCAGCTGGGAGAGGAAGAAGATCGAGTACGCCATGGAATCTTTCCACACCAGCACCTGCCTCCGCTTTGTCCCCCGTCAGAGCCAGTACGACTTCATCAGCATTGAGAACCGAGgcggctgcttctcctctctgggCCGAGTGGGAGGGATGCAGGTTCTGTCTCTCAACAGAAGAGGCTGCCTCTACCACGGCATCATCCAGCACGAGATCAACCACGCGCTGGGCTTCCAGCACGAGCAGACCAGGAGCGACCGGGACCAGTACGTGAAGATCAACTGGGAGAACATCAACCCACAGATGGCCTACAACTTCTACAAGCAGAACACCAACAACCTCAACACTCCCTACGACTACTCCTCCATCATGCACTACGGAAGAACCGCCTTCTCCATCGCGTACGGGAAGGACTCCATCACCCCCATCCCCGACCCCAATGTCCAGATTGGCCAGCGGCAGGGAATGTCCTACTGGGACATCATGAGGATCAACACTCTCTACCAGTGCTGA